From the genome of Melitaea cinxia chromosome 12, ilMelCinx1.1, whole genome shotgun sequence, one region includes:
- the LOC123658727 gene encoding thymosin beta isoform X3 — MACSVSDSPSLKDLPKVATDLKSQLEAFNPSCLRDVDTNEKIVLPSAEDVAQEKQHTALLHDLEKFQTSSLRKTDTVEKIVLPNAIDVATEKTQKSLFDGIEKFDATRLKHTETQEKNPLPDKDAIEAEKEKNKFLNGIENFDPTKLKHTETCEKNPLPTKDIIEQEKTA, encoded by the exons ATGGCCTGCTCAGTGAGTGATTCCCCCTCCCTGAAGGACCTGCCCAAGGTCGCCACTGACCTCAAGAGCCAACTGGAAGCTTTCAATCCCAGCTGCCTGAGAGACGTCGACACCAATGAGAAGATCGTTCTGCCATCCGCGGAag aCGTTGCACAGGAAAAGCAACACACGGCTCTACTACACGACCTAGAAAAATTTCAGACTTCCTCTCTAAGGAAAACGGACACCGTAGAAAAAATTGTGTTACCCAACGCTATAG ATGTTGCCACTGAAAAAACTCAAAAGTCCCTATTTGACGGCATCGAAAAATTCGATGCGACCAGACTGAAGCATACAGAGACACAAGAGAAGAACCCTCTTCCGGACAAAGatg CTATCGAAGCCGAGAAGGAGAAGAACAAGTTCTTGAACGGCATCGAGAACTTCGACCCCACTAAGCTGAAGCACACCGAGACCTGCGAGAAGAACCCGCTGCCCACCAAGGACATCATCGAGCAGGAGAAGACGGCTTGA
- the LOC123658727 gene encoding thymosin beta isoform X4, whose amino-acid sequence MACSVSDSPSLKDLPKVATDLKSQLEAFNPSCLRDVDTNEKIVLPSAEDVATEKTQKSLFDGIEKFDATRLKHTETQEKNPLPDKDAIEAEKEKNKFLNGIENFDPTKLKHTETCEKNPLPTKDIIEQEKTA is encoded by the exons ATGGCCTGCTCAGTGAGTGATTCCCCCTCCCTGAAGGACCTGCCCAAGGTCGCCACTGACCTCAAGAGCCAACTGGAAGCTTTCAATCCCAGCTGCCTGAGAGACGTCGACACCAATGAGAAGATCGTTCTGCCATCCGCGGAag ATGTTGCCACTGAAAAAACTCAAAAGTCCCTATTTGACGGCATCGAAAAATTCGATGCGACCAGACTGAAGCATACAGAGACACAAGAGAAGAACCCTCTTCCGGACAAAGatg CTATCGAAGCCGAGAAGGAGAAGAACAAGTTCTTGAACGGCATCGAGAACTTCGACCCCACTAAGCTGAAGCACACCGAGACCTGCGAGAAGAACCCGCTGCCCACCAAGGACATCATCGAGCAGGAGAAGACGGCTTGA
- the LOC123658727 gene encoding thymosin beta isoform X1, whose amino-acid sequence MACSVSDSPSLKDLPKVATDLKSQLEAFNPSCLRDVDTNEKIVLPSAEDVAQEKQHTALLHDLEKFQTSSLRKTDTVEKIVLPNAIDVATEKTQKSLFDGIEKFDATRLKHTETQEKNPLPDKDVVAAEKAHQNLLDGVEHFDKTQMKHTTTEEKNPLPPIEAIEAEKEKNKFLNGIENFDPTKLKHTETCEKNPLPTKDIIEQEKTA is encoded by the exons ATGGCCTGCTCAGTGAGTGATTCCCCCTCCCTGAAGGACCTGCCCAAGGTCGCCACTGACCTCAAGAGCCAACTGGAAGCTTTCAATCCCAGCTGCCTGAGAGACGTCGACACCAATGAGAAGATCGTTCTGCCATCCGCGGAag aCGTTGCACAGGAAAAGCAACACACGGCTCTACTACACGACCTAGAAAAATTTCAGACTTCCTCTCTAAGGAAAACGGACACCGTAGAAAAAATTGTGTTACCCAACGCTATAG ATGTTGCCACTGAAAAAACTCAAAAGTCCCTATTTGACGGCATCGAAAAATTCGATGCGACCAGACTGAAGCATACAGAGACACAAGAGAAGAACCCTCTTCCGGACAAAGatg TTGTCGCAGCGGAGAAGGCCCATCAGAACCTTCTAGATGGCGTCGAACACTTCGACAAGACACAAATGAAGCACACAACGACAGAAGAGAAAAATCCTTTGCCGCCCATTGAAG CTATCGAAGCCGAGAAGGAGAAGAACAAGTTCTTGAACGGCATCGAGAACTTCGACCCCACTAAGCTGAAGCACACCGAGACCTGCGAGAAGAACCCGCTGCCCACCAAGGACATCATCGAGCAGGAGAAGACGGCTTGA
- the LOC123658727 gene encoding thymosin beta isoform X2 → MACSVSDSPSLKDLPKVATDLKSQLEAFNPSCLRDVDTNEKIVLPSAEDVATEKTQKSLFDGIEKFDATRLKHTETQEKNPLPDKDVVAAEKAHQNLLDGVEHFDKTQMKHTTTEEKNPLPPIEAIEAEKEKNKFLNGIENFDPTKLKHTETCEKNPLPTKDIIEQEKTA, encoded by the exons ATGGCCTGCTCAGTGAGTGATTCCCCCTCCCTGAAGGACCTGCCCAAGGTCGCCACTGACCTCAAGAGCCAACTGGAAGCTTTCAATCCCAGCTGCCTGAGAGACGTCGACACCAATGAGAAGATCGTTCTGCCATCCGCGGAag ATGTTGCCACTGAAAAAACTCAAAAGTCCCTATTTGACGGCATCGAAAAATTCGATGCGACCAGACTGAAGCATACAGAGACACAAGAGAAGAACCCTCTTCCGGACAAAGatg TTGTCGCAGCGGAGAAGGCCCATCAGAACCTTCTAGATGGCGTCGAACACTTCGACAAGACACAAATGAAGCACACAACGACAGAAGAGAAAAATCCTTTGCCGCCCATTGAAG CTATCGAAGCCGAGAAGGAGAAGAACAAGTTCTTGAACGGCATCGAGAACTTCGACCCCACTAAGCTGAAGCACACCGAGACCTGCGAGAAGAACCCGCTGCCCACCAAGGACATCATCGAGCAGGAGAAGACGGCTTGA